A single region of the Eleginops maclovinus isolate JMC-PN-2008 ecotype Puerto Natales chromosome 16, JC_Emac_rtc_rv5, whole genome shotgun sequence genome encodes:
- the srebf2 gene encoding LOW QUALITY PROTEIN: sterol regulatory element-binding protein 2 (The sequence of the model RefSeq protein was modified relative to this genomic sequence to represent the inferred CDS: deleted 1 base in 1 codon), protein MDSGEYISTMENMDPTLAELGDEFTLGDIDEMLQFVSNQVGDFPDLFEDQMASAGSGQTAGANTAPRPAVQTPQTPKTPPTPPTPQTPSPAVYQSTTVGLVPSQTLSPQCLPLTPPLTPVQVPSPTCVPSVQVQVTRTPPLLQPRPQVVQPIQPQPQQTAQPTIQMHTQGIPMQAQSFPVHTLVQTHSQTPLPIQTQAAQTVMIASNGGQQRFIQSPVICHQNHNTGFQVLQPQMQSIMTSPQLQPMTIQHQRVLTPTCQTIQTLSSAPTTMHAMQQQMQQLPVLVQQPQILKTDSLVLTTLKSDGTQVLSTMQSPGITTLTTPIQQVPTLMSSNILTTVPVMMGGGDKLPIKQLQPGSAHSNNGARTMMDQSQMMGGVIGPGGVVKEGERRTTHNIIEKRYRSSINDKILELRDLVMGNDAKMHKSGVLKKAIDYIKYLQQSNQKLRQENMALKMGNQKNKTVIRSEDVEMKEEIVMMSPPASDSGSGSPPQFSPYCVDSEPGSPLLDHDQLKSEPDSPSSVGVMDGSRLLLCALTFFCLSLNPLPSMLGSEASGSPALSVGHGPSRTLVWWFPSHTQDFGSWLRCLLPWVMVWVLSGVGAVWGCVRVLYLWEPVTPLHSPKSVSFWRHRKQADLHLKRGDYTAAMGSLETCLSVLTRALPSSNLDLVCSLSWNLVRYVLHRPTPLGWLVHQVGGKHEVEEARTSAKDAALVYHQLSQLQLTGKLPQRSSLWALSVSLSAVNLSESAQSKMAPAQLTQIYVTAATALRTILGHHLSFLPGYLLSCAESVANQSEAKSIPDCLRWLFTPLGRQFFLSCDWSVKSESSDGVYTSQRDPADPIAQLHRCFCRKLLERAVHTLIQPQSDSEAGKRNNGSGEFSSALEFLQLLNSCTEDSPSPPPPFSTPPNHTTTPVGDPVSRWWALVLKAAVHWLQGDDVSVRSLLAEAERMPRALHTLDHPVPKSVLLLCKAVQMSLSPLKGEGAITCLSHCDRASSFLRSSISVPLAQTGNYLNKGVELLICDLLLTLRTSVWQRGGSSNGEPGLAPGSQLSGFQKDLSALRKLTQCYRQAQHKVFLHETTVRLMAGASPTRTHQLLEHNLRRRTPNSLTAEGVLGERERAHAILLACRHLPMPLLTPPGHRARLLAEAKRTLERVGDRRSLQDCQQILLRLSGGTTIAAS, encoded by the exons ATGGACAGCGGAGAGTACATCTCCACCATGGAGAACATGGACCCCACTTTAGCAGAATTAGGGGATGAATTTACGCTTGGAGACATCGATG AGATGCTCCAGTTCGTCAGCAACCAGGTGGGCGACTTCCCGGACCTGTTTGAGGATCAGATGGCCTCAGCAGGATCTGGACAGACTGCGGGGGCAAACACCGCTCCACGACCTGCCGTTCAAACCCCACAGACCCCCAAAACCCCTCCAACTCCTCCCACTCCGCAGACGCCCTCCCCTGCCGTCTACCAGAGCACCACCGTTGGCCTCGTCCCATCCCAGACTCTGTCCCCACAGTGTTTACCCCTCACCCCTCCCCTCACTCCAGTGCAGGTCCCCTCCCCCACCTGCGTCCCGTCAGTGCAGGTGCAGGTGACCCGcacc cccccactcctccaGCCCCGCCCTCAGGTGGTTCAGCCCATCCAGCCTCAGCCCCAACAGACAGCGCAGCCGACCATCCAG ATGCACACCCAGGGGATCCCCATGCAGGCCCAGAGCTTCCCGGTCCACACGCTGGTGCAGACCCACAGTCAGACGCCGCTGCCCATCCAGACCCAGGCGGCCCAAACTGTGATGATCGCCTCCAACGGCGGACAGCAGCGCTTCATCCAGAGCCCCGTCATCTGCCACCAGAACCACAATACTGGTTTCCAAG TCCTCCAACCACAGATGCAGAGCATAATGACATCACCACAGCTCCAACCAATGACCATACAGCACCAGCGTGTCCTGACCCCCACCTGTCAGACCATCCAGACCCTCTCCAGTGCGCCCACCACCATGCACGCCATGCAGCAGCAGATGCAGCAATTACCT GTTCTGGTGCAGCAGCCTCAGATTCTGAAGACAGACTCTCTGGTTCTGACCACGCTGAAATCAGACGGCACGCAGGTTTTGTCGACCATGCAGAGCCCCGGGATCACCACCCTGACCACACCCATCCAGCAAGTCCCG ACGCTGATGAGCAGCAACATCCTGACCACCGTCCCCGTCATGATGGGCGGAGGAGACAAGCTGCCAATCAAGCAGCTGCAGCCAGGCTCCGCCCACAGCAACAACGGCGCCCGAACGATGATGGACCAGAGCCAGATGATGGGGGGAGTGATCGGCCCGGGGGGAGTGGTGAAGGAGGGCGAGAGGAGGACGACGCACAACATCATCGAGAAGAGGTACCGCTCCTCCATCAACGACAAGATCCTGGAGCTCAGGGACCTCGTCATGGGGAACGACGCCAAG aTGCATAAATCAGGAGTTCTGAAGAAGGCCATCGACTACATCAAATACCTGCAGCAGTCCAACCAGAAGCTGCGGCAGGAGAACATGGCGCTGAAGATGGGCAACCAGAAGAACA aaaCAGTGATTCGCTCTGAAGACGTCGAGATGAAGGAGGAGATCGTGATGATGTCTCCTCCAGCCTCGGactctggttctggttctcctCCCCAGTTCTCCCCTTACTGTGTGGATTCAGAGCCCGGCAGCCCCCTGCTGGACCACGACCAG TTGAAGAGTGAGCCTGACTCTCCCTCCTCCGTCGGAGTGATGGACGGTTCTCGTCTCCTCCTCTGCGCTCTCAccttcttctgcctctcccTGAACCCTCTGCCCTCCATGTTGGGCTCCGAAGCCTCTGGGAGCCCCGCCCTGTCTGTGGGCCACGGGCCGTCCAGAACGCTGGTCTGGTGGTTCCCGAGTCACACGCAGGACTTTG GATCCTGGCTGCGCTGCCTGTTGCCATGGGTGATGGTGTGGGTGCTGAGTGGGGTGGGGGCggtgtgggggtgtgtgagGGTGCTCTATCTGTGGGAGCCTGTCACACCGCTGCACTCCCCAAAATCTGTGTCCTTCTGGAGGCATCGCAAACAAGCCGACCTGCATCTCAAGAGG GGCGACTACACGGCAGCAATGGGGAGTTTAGAAACCTGCCTGTCCGTGTTGACCCGAGCTCTTCCCTCTTCCAACCTGGACCTGGTCTGCTCGCTGAGCTGGAACCTGGTCCGCTACGTCCTGCACCGCCCGACTCCTCTGGGTTGGCTGGTTCACCAGGTCGGGGGGAAGCATGAGGTGGAGGAGGCGAGGACCAGTGCGAAGGACGCAGCGCTGGTTTACCACCAGCTGAGTCAGCTGCAACTCACAG ggaAGCTGCCTCAGCGCAGCAGCCTCTGGGCTCTGTCCGTGTCTCTGAGCGCCGTCAACCTCAGCGAGAGCGCCCAGAGCAAGATGGCCCCCGCCCAGCTCACCCAGATCTACGTCACCGCAGCAACTGCTCTGCGCACCATCCTGGGCCACCACCTCTCCTTTCTGCCT GGTTATCTCTTGAGTTGTGCAGAGAGCGTggccaaccaatcagaggccAAGTCGATCCCTGACTGCCTGCGCTGGCTCTTCACGCCGCTGGGGAGGCAGTTCTTCCTGAGCTGTGATTGGTCGGTGAAGTCGGAAAGCAGCGACGGGGTGTACACCTCTCAGAGAGACCCGG CTGACCCCATCGCCCAGCTGCACCGCTGTTTCTGCAGGAAGCTTCTGGAGAGAGCCGTTCACACCCTGATCCAGCCGCAGAGCGACTCTGAAGCGGGCAAACGCAACAACGGCTCAGG ggaGTTCTCCAGTGCCCTTGAGTTCCTGCAGTTGTTGAACAGCTGCACAGAGgactctccctcccctcctccccccttctcgACTCCTCCCAATCACACCACCACTCCAG ttGGAGACCCGGTGAGCCGCTGGTGGGCGTTGGTCCTGAAGGCCGCTGTCCATTGGCTGCAGGGCGACGATGTGTCGGTGAGGTCACTGCTGGCAGAAGCAGAGCGGATGCCCAGGGCTCTACACACTCTGGA CCACCCTGTGCCTAAGTCCGTGCTGCTGCTCTGTAAGGCCGTTCAGATGagtctctctcctctgaaggGCGAGGGAGCCATCACCTGCTTGTCCCACTGCGACAGAGCCAGCAGCTTCCTGCGCTCCAGCATCTCCGTTCCCCTCGCTCAGACCGGGAACTATCTCAACAAG GGCGTGGAGCTCCTGATCTGTGACCTCCTGCTGACCTTGAGGACCAGTGTGTGGCAGCGGGGGGGCAGCAGCAACGGAGAGCCCGGTCTGGCCCCGGGGTCCCAGCTGTCCGGTTTCCAGAAGGACCTCAGCGCGCTCCGCAAGCTCACGCAGTGCTACAGACAGGCGCAGCACAAG GTGTTTCTCCATGAGACCACAGTGAGGCTGATGGCAGGAGCGAGTCCCACCAGGACCCACCAGCTGCTGGAGCACAACCTCCGCCGCAGGACTCCCAACTCGCTGACAGCCG AGGGTGTCctgggtgagagagagagagcccaCGCCATCCTGCTGGCCTGCCGTCACCTCCCCATGCCGCTGCTGACTCCCCCCGGGCACCGCGCCCGCCTGCTGGCCGAGGCCAAGCGCACCCTGGAGCGGGTGGGAGACCGGCGCTCCCTGCAGGACTGTCAGCAGATCCTGCTGCGCCTCAGCGGGGGTACCACCATCGCTGCCTcctaa